One Sulfolobus sp. S-194 DNA segment encodes these proteins:
- the trm10 gene encoding tRNA (adenine(9)-N1)-methyltransferase Trm10, which yields MILGKLLAEELKERGIYKIYIGYEKPSLQSIAVKMLVKNYGFVKREISSRRIGEIEGISLYKGKGDEKVDLVFTKGGDKIPLKLPKYPLIVIDMSLFNELDEEEKRKTLLQVNLTLHVIRKFLWDGNLALINSPNISLGKARNIDKIETDNCVVLDPYGDIIANEEIIRKTDVFIIGGIVDKGRRLKYATSKLAEKYPCKTVKITLRGSIVGVPDEINKIVNIILEVKYGKEIEKAIIDSQSNSDKVARILVDVNQRGLQILEEEMKWLNVNQKVYKLILKRLGIRAS from the coding sequence GTGATACTCGGAAAATTATTAGCAGAGGAACTAAAGGAAAGGGGAATTTACAAGATTTATATAGGTTATGAAAAGCCATCCTTGCAAAGCATAGCTGTTAAAATGTTAGTTAAAAATTACGGATTTGTAAAAAGAGAAATTAGTAGTAGAAGAATAGGAGAGATTGAAGGGATATCTCTATATAAAGGAAAGGGAGATGAAAAAGTTGACCTTGTATTTACTAAAGGCGGTGATAAAATACCACTTAAACTACCTAAGTACCCATTAATCGTAATAGATATGAGTCTTTTTAATGAATTAGATGAGGAGGAAAAAAGAAAGACATTACTTCAAGTTAATCTAACCTTACACGTAATAAGAAAATTCTTGTGGGATGGTAATTTAGCTCTAATTAATTCTCCAAATATTTCCCTAGGTAAAGCTAGAAATATAGACAAGATCGAAACTGATAACTGCGTTGTTCTTGATCCTTATGGAGATATAATAGCTAATGAAGAAATTATAAGAAAAACAGACGTATTTATTATTGGAGGTATAGTAGATAAAGGGAGAAGATTAAAGTATGCTACCTCGAAATTGGCTGAGAAATATCCATGTAAGACAGTAAAAATAACATTGAGAGGAAGTATAGTTGGAGTCCCAGATGAGATTAATAAAATAGTAAATATTATCCTAGAAGTAAAATACGGAAAAGAAATAGAAAAAGCTATCATAGATTCTCAGAGTAATTCAGACAAAGTAGCTAGGATACTAGTTGATGTTAATCAGAGAGGACTACAGATTTTAGAAGAAGAAATGAAATGGCTAAACGTTAATCAGAAAGTATACAAATTAATTCTTAAAAGACTAGGTATAAGGGCATCATAA
- a CDS encoding amino acid permease — protein sequence MEEKKLSLSQALALGLGNIIGAGIFVMAGVSITAAGPAALLAFLITAVYAMTVGLNNAELASVFPKVEGGVYSFALLSLGETIGFLVGWFRVIGYAISGGATALGFSGYLVTTFSLPSFLYFPLAILLIIILIIIDYLGLKLAAEIESILVILNILGLVTFSITALILSGLRLQNFSPFFPHGITGVLTASNIAFFAYSGFNTIATLTPSVKEGERTVPKAIVLSLLISAFLYMLVTFSMVNAIGYKNFKTNSAPLQLVLSTIHAPFYVYFFVNLTAILATVTVTLSTIIATERTMVQMELDNLLPKVKGGKFSILLIIGLIMIASLGLGNVEVIALVSNFGVVFSYMLSGIEVAVVRHRGLRGVFKSPGFPLVQIISVILSGVFIYSLGFQSLLIGFVTLLIGLVIHSIHKEIMKKEGIFTKRN from the coding sequence ATGGAGGAGAAAAAACTTTCTCTTTCTCAAGCATTAGCATTAGGTTTAGGGAATATTATTGGTGCCGGGATTTTTGTTATGGCTGGTGTTAGTATAACTGCAGCTGGTCCAGCAGCTTTGCTTGCTTTTTTAATTACTGCAGTTTATGCAATGACTGTAGGATTAAACAATGCAGAACTGGCTTCTGTTTTTCCTAAAGTTGAAGGAGGAGTATATAGTTTTGCTTTACTCTCTTTAGGAGAAACTATAGGATTTTTAGTTGGTTGGTTCAGAGTTATTGGTTACGCTATAAGTGGTGGGGCTACTGCCTTAGGTTTTTCTGGGTATCTAGTTACTACATTCTCTCTTCCTTCTTTTCTTTACTTTCCGTTAGCAATTTTACTTATAATTATTCTAATTATAATAGATTATTTAGGATTAAAATTAGCTGCAGAAATTGAAAGTATATTGGTCATTTTGAACATTTTAGGCTTAGTAACCTTTTCTATAACCGCATTAATTCTTAGTGGTCTAAGGTTACAAAACTTTTCACCTTTCTTTCCTCATGGAATAACAGGAGTGCTAACAGCTTCAAACATAGCATTCTTTGCCTATTCTGGATTTAATACAATTGCAACACTAACTCCGTCTGTCAAAGAAGGAGAAAGAACTGTACCTAAAGCTATAGTTCTTTCCTTACTTATTAGTGCATTTCTTTACATGTTAGTAACTTTCTCGATGGTTAACGCTATAGGTTATAAAAACTTCAAAACTAATTCTGCCCCTCTACAACTAGTTTTGAGTACTATTCATGCCCCTTTTTATGTTTATTTCTTTGTTAATTTAACCGCAATTTTGGCTACGGTTACAGTTACGCTTTCAACTATTATAGCTACCGAAAGAACAATGGTTCAAATGGAATTGGATAACCTTTTGCCTAAAGTAAAGGGTGGAAAATTTTCTATCCTGTTAATCATTGGATTAATCATGATCGCTTCTTTAGGTTTAGGAAATGTAGAAGTGATAGCTTTGGTTTCCAATTTTGGGGTTGTCTTTTCCTATATGTTATCTGGTATTGAAGTTGCTGTAGTTAGGCATAGAGGTTTGAGAGGAGTGTTTAAATCTCCAGGGTTTCCATTAGTTCAGATAATCTCCGTTATTCTATCTGGTGTTTTCATTTATTCACTAGGCTTTCAATCGTTACTTATAGGCTTTGTTACCCTTCTTATTGGTTTAGTGATTCACTCAATACATAAGGAGATAATGAAAAAAGAAGGCATATTTACCAAGAGGAACTGA
- a CDS encoding ABC transporter substrate-binding protein translates to MIIMRNRSVLGIAKSILVIGIIVIVAAVAGGLAYYFVSSHPPTTQKVVTITYYDDLAPSEAKVFDGVIIPMFEKEYPNIKINLVSESATDIVSSIEALEKAHDVGPVVIAEDNMVIGELLYAGDLMNLTPYLSNISIPGMIPSMTNLMHYEQKVYGGIYFIPFRGNIPLVWYNETTFKQLGLTPPQTWSQLLTDSKIIYEKTGLKPVMFQGHGGASTATELYQWMVQAGGNPFVFNDSGDILAFEYLYNLSTYFAPEYIHGYWGSYKGLASGEYYILDYQWPYIYSVMASEGINVSNIGFYPGPSGPVNNDHLVGGDVLAIPKGATDLNDLLLFIKFLLSTTVQRDIITILGEPAVNAQAYQNLPSNISTLFKAEEEALQNAFFREPVPWISEWNTIADQVFDEIVVNHAPYSQIPQILSQANAEMYKYLETTYNSTVAQEYEEGMFAPLYG, encoded by the coding sequence ATGATAATCATGAGAAATAGATCTGTTTTAGGAATAGCTAAAAGTATCTTAGTAATAGGAATAATTGTAATAGTAGCCGCAGTAGCAGGAGGATTAGCATATTATTTTGTATCATCGCATCCGCCAACAACTCAAAAAGTTGTAACCATAACATACTATGATGATTTAGCCCCGTCAGAAGCAAAAGTCTTTGATGGTGTAATTATTCCAATGTTTGAGAAAGAATATCCTAACATAAAGATTAATCTAGTTAGTGAAAGTGCAACAGATATTGTAAGCAGTATTGAAGCACTTGAAAAAGCCCACGATGTGGGCCCAGTAGTTATAGCTGAAGATAACATGGTAATAGGTGAACTGCTTTATGCTGGAGATTTAATGAACTTGACTCCTTACTTGTCAAATATTTCAATTCCAGGCATGATTCCTTCAATGACTAACTTAATGCATTACGAGCAAAAGGTATATGGAGGAATATATTTCATTCCATTTAGAGGCAATATACCGTTAGTTTGGTATAATGAGACTACATTTAAGCAACTAGGTTTAACCCCACCACAAACATGGTCACAGTTATTAACAGATTCTAAAATTATTTATGAGAAAACAGGTTTAAAGCCTGTAATGTTTCAAGGTCACGGGGGAGCTAGTACTGCAACAGAGCTATATCAGTGGATGGTACAAGCTGGTGGTAATCCTTTTGTTTTTAATGACAGTGGTGATATATTAGCTTTTGAATATCTCTATAACCTTTCAACATACTTTGCTCCAGAATATATACACGGATACTGGGGAAGTTATAAAGGATTAGCGAGCGGTGAATATTACATTCTGGACTATCAATGGCCATACATATACTCTGTAATGGCTAGTGAAGGGATTAATGTTAGTAATATAGGTTTCTATCCAGGGCCTAGCGGACCAGTTAATAATGATCATTTAGTTGGTGGAGATGTACTAGCAATTCCAAAAGGTGCTACAGACCTGAATGATCTATTATTATTCATTAAATTCTTATTATCAACTACAGTACAAAGAGATATCATTACAATATTAGGAGAACCAGCAGTAAATGCACAAGCATATCAGAACTTACCATCAAACATATCCACATTATTCAAAGCTGAAGAAGAAGCTTTACAGAACGCATTCTTCAGAGAACCAGTACCTTGGATATCAGAATGGAATACAATTGCTGATCAAGTATTTGACGAAATTGTTGTTAATCATGCACCATATTCACAAATACCTCAAATATTGAGCCAGGCTAATGCTGAAATGTATAAATATCTAGAGACTACATACAATTCAACTGTTGCACAAGAGTATGAAGAAGGCATGTTTGCACCATTATATGGGTGA
- a CDS encoding sugar ABC transporter permease: MRSEVKYFLFTLPAIAYVAFFAFYPSIQAVILSFQTTNGQFTLNNYEELFYFNIYGTIENTIIVTVGALLIQLFLALGIASILAREFKGKNIFSTISIIPLGVATVVAAVTFSFIFQSVGGYANSLLHLFGLKGINWYSNDLISLLVVMISDSWKNTPLVTLILLSGMLSIPKELYYAAALDGAGPFRRFIHITLPNLKKFIAIALIIRGVSEFNIFALPLIIIGFHPLLLTTLAYELYSTTTINLSAAAAVILLVFISALIAINIKYAGGGGRR, encoded by the coding sequence GTGAGATCAGAAGTAAAATATTTTCTTTTTACTCTTCCTGCGATAGCCTATGTAGCGTTTTTTGCATTTTATCCTTCTATTCAAGCTGTTATCTTAAGTTTTCAAACTACTAATGGTCAATTTACATTAAATAACTATGAAGAATTATTTTATTTCAATATATATGGTACAATTGAAAATACAATAATTGTGACCGTTGGTGCTTTACTTATTCAACTATTTTTAGCCTTAGGTATAGCCTCAATCTTAGCTAGAGAATTTAAAGGTAAAAATATCTTTTCAACAATATCTATAATACCGTTAGGAGTTGCAACTGTAGTAGCTGCAGTAACATTCTCATTTATATTTCAAAGTGTAGGAGGCTATGCAAATTCCCTTCTTCATTTATTTGGACTTAAAGGAATTAATTGGTACTCAAATGACTTAATCTCCTTATTAGTCGTAATGATATCTGATAGTTGGAAAAACACACCGTTAGTTACTTTAATTTTACTGTCTGGAATGCTATCTATTCCTAAAGAGCTTTATTATGCAGCAGCTTTAGATGGAGCCGGTCCATTTAGAAGATTTATACATATAACTTTACCAAATTTAAAGAAATTTATAGCAATAGCGCTGATCATAAGAGGAGTAAGTGAATTTAACATATTCGCTTTACCATTAATTATTATCGGTTTTCATCCATTATTACTTACAACTTTAGCATATGAATTATACTCAACAACTACAATCAATTTATCAGCCGCTGCAGCTGTAATCTTACTCGTATTTATTTCGGCATTAATAGCAATAAATATAAAATATGCAGGTGGTGGTGGCAGAAGATGA
- a CDS encoding carbohydrate ABC transporter permease, with translation MSSKLVYIGVAVFTIYFLAPLYILLLLAFNSPKYTIESIYPPLIFKSPTLNNLIFAFTQYDFIHPLLKSLAVATLVGILALIVGIPAGYGLSKLPGKIAYPIIVLLLITNMMPGLVVAIPISAEFIRLGLFDTIPGLAFAQELVSLPLAVFILQGTFSSVPREIEYQAKIDGASTFSYILRVLVPTASPGIIAAFLISWMFSWDEFTYAVILSPIHPTWPVEIYLNITRGNILAAIAFSLVFTIPVIILTLLLQKYLRGEYLTGGIKS, from the coding sequence ATGAGTAGTAAACTCGTCTATATTGGAGTCGCAGTATTTACAATTTATTTTCTAGCTCCACTGTATATTTTACTACTTTTAGCATTTAATTCACCAAAGTATACAATAGAGAGCATTTACCCTCCACTTATCTTTAAATCACCAACACTCAATAATTTAATTTTTGCGTTCACGCAGTATGATTTTATTCACCCATTATTGAAGAGTTTAGCAGTTGCAACATTAGTAGGAATCTTGGCATTAATTGTAGGTATTCCTGCTGGCTACGGATTAAGTAAACTGCCCGGAAAGATAGCATATCCAATTATCGTATTATTACTTATCACAAATATGATGCCAGGTTTAGTAGTTGCAATACCTATAAGTGCAGAGTTCATAAGGTTAGGTTTATTCGATACTATACCCGGCCTTGCTTTCGCACAAGAGTTAGTATCGTTACCACTTGCAGTATTTATATTACAAGGTACTTTCTCTTCAGTACCTAGAGAAATTGAATATCAAGCAAAAATAGATGGTGCATCAACTTTTTCATATATTCTCAGAGTATTAGTACCTACAGCCTCACCTGGTATTATTGCAGCATTCTTAATTTCATGGATGTTTTCATGGGACGAGTTTACTTATGCCGTAATATTATCACCTATTCATCCTACTTGGCCTGTAGAAATATACTTGAATATTACAAGAGGGAATATTTTAGCGGCTATAGCATTTTCGTTAGTATTCACGATTCCTGTAATTATTTTAACTTTATTATTACAAAAATATTTAAGAGGCGAATATTTAACTGGAGGGATAAAATCATGA
- a CDS encoding ABC transporter ATP-binding protein has translation MMIELQEITKKYGNKVVLDGISEKIETGEFFVILGPSGAGKSTLLKILAGIEKADKGKIIVDGKDITNLPPEKRNIAMVFQNYALYPNMTVYDNIAFPLKMKRMKKEEIDRKVRRVAELLKISDILNMPVTRISGGQQQRVALARAIVREPSFYLLDEPLSNLDARVRLIARGELKRIQKELNGTFIYVTHDQKEAMSLADRIAVLHEGKFEQVGKPDELYETPKTKWVAEFIGEFPMNFLPGEFIGEDSSIEIGFRPEWTKVGGDLTAIVNSVEAIGENIYLFCKLKNKDLPVVILSEERYDVGDEITFKIVKYKKFREGKLVS, from the coding sequence ATCATGATAGAATTACAAGAAATTACAAAAAAATATGGAAATAAAGTAGTTCTTGATGGTATTTCGGAAAAAATTGAAACAGGTGAGTTCTTTGTAATTCTCGGCCCAAGCGGTGCTGGAAAATCAACCTTATTGAAAATCTTAGCTGGGATTGAAAAAGCTGATAAAGGAAAAATAATTGTTGATGGAAAGGATATAACTAACTTACCTCCAGAAAAAAGGAATATCGCAATGGTATTTCAGAATTATGCCTTATATCCCAACATGACCGTTTATGACAATATAGCCTTTCCTTTGAAAATGAAGCGTATGAAGAAAGAAGAAATAGATAGAAAAGTAAGGAGGGTTGCAGAGTTATTAAAAATAAGTGATATATTAAATATGCCAGTTACACGAATAAGTGGAGGACAGCAACAAAGAGTTGCTCTAGCTAGAGCAATTGTAAGAGAACCTTCATTTTATTTATTAGATGAGCCTTTGTCAAATTTAGATGCAAGAGTAAGACTTATAGCAAGGGGTGAATTAAAAAGAATTCAAAAAGAGCTTAATGGAACTTTTATCTATGTAACACATGATCAGAAAGAAGCTATGAGCCTAGCGGATAGGATTGCCGTTCTTCATGAAGGAAAATTTGAACAAGTTGGAAAGCCAGATGAACTTTATGAGACTCCAAAAACTAAATGGGTAGCAGAATTTATTGGTGAATTTCCTATGAACTTTCTGCCTGGAGAATTTATTGGTGAAGACAGCTCTATTGAGATAGGCTTTAGACCAGAATGGACTAAAGTAGGAGGTGATTTAACCGCTATAGTTAATTCTGTAGAAGCCATAGGAGAAAATATTTATTTATTTTGCAAATTAAAGAATAAAGATTTACCAGTAGTAATTCTATCAGAAGAGAGATACGATGTAGGTGATGAAATTACATTTAAAATTGTGAAATACAAAAAATTTAGGGAAGGTAAGTTAGTCTCTTAA
- a CDS encoding PaREP1 family protein encodes MSEKVVWERDVRKYGELRVEESIDEALIAVELLKQGKFRNSAVKAFLAFKAFISGIISINHLSFSSKLEEKERKFFYRIGFTAPSNRLLYYSSLLEKDFPSISDLAKQAMSLHVFSYVGYDKAGEYSPITSKEDAKKWILDFIISLANLIIKVNERGKEILREIEEIKKEK; translated from the coding sequence ATGAGTGAGAAAGTAGTTTGGGAAAGAGATGTTAGGAAATATGGAGAATTAAGAGTGGAGGAAAGTATCGACGAGGCTTTAATAGCTGTGGAGCTTCTAAAGCAGGGTAAATTCCGAAATTCTGCCGTGAAAGCATTTTTAGCATTTAAAGCGTTCATAAGTGGAATTATAAGTATTAATCACTTATCCTTTTCCTCAAAATTAGAAGAAAAAGAAAGAAAATTTTTCTATAGAATAGGTTTCACTGCTCCCTCAAATAGATTACTCTACTATTCATCTCTCTTAGAGAAGGATTTCCCAAGTATTTCAGACTTAGCCAAACAAGCTATGTCTCTTCACGTATTTTCATATGTGGGTTATGACAAAGCTGGAGAATATTCCCCAATAACCTCAAAGGAAGATGCTAAGAAATGGATTTTGGATTTTATTATATCTCTTGCTAACTTAATTATTAAAGTGAATGAAAGAGGGAAAGAAATACTAAGAGAGATAGAGGAAATAAAGAAAGAAAAGTGA
- a CDS encoding radical SAM protein, which produces MESKTKLSKFNIFLYDYNIIFNTLTGYAIKVTDEQMRKLSKGEIPEELKEIIEEGFSEQEFDIDKFIVNKKYLEPTLVLTYDCNFDCVYCFQKKFRNKNRVKDEVVRGFINYIKKNSNGRKVRVTYFGGEPLLELKRIEEISKELKGEVDYSFSVVTNGSLLTPYVLDKLLYLGLSHVQITLDGPKEVHDKRRYFVDGRGSFDIIVENLKYAQDRTNVVLRINIDVNNLDEIGKLLKILKEEGITKVRLDPHLVHENTFRHEYWHNTLSKENEGKVLVKFWETARELGFEIPQEVFRLGICVAHIDEDIVVDPLGNIYPCWAFTGNPLYIKGKLKEDGSIEWINNKLLGIKARYIWKGRCDNCPYLPMCIGGCRFFAVLDENNFNNINCKKSNYEEIVKLIKYFI; this is translated from the coding sequence ATGGAATCTAAAACTAAGCTATCTAAATTCAATATTTTTCTTTATGATTACAATATTATTTTTAATACACTAACTGGTTATGCAATTAAGGTAACCGATGAACAGATGAGAAAACTTTCTAAAGGAGAAATTCCTGAGGAATTGAAGGAAATAATTGAAGAAGGATTTTCTGAACAAGAATTTGATATAGATAAGTTTATTGTAAATAAAAAGTATTTAGAACCTACTCTTGTCTTAACCTATGATTGTAATTTTGATTGCGTTTATTGTTTTCAGAAGAAATTTAGGAATAAAAATAGAGTAAAAGATGAAGTCGTTAGGGGGTTTATTAACTATATAAAGAAGAATTCTAACGGAAGAAAAGTAAGAGTAACATATTTTGGCGGTGAACCACTTTTAGAATTAAAGAGAATTGAAGAAATATCCAAGGAGTTAAAAGGAGAAGTAGATTATTCGTTTAGTGTAGTAACTAACGGATCACTACTAACTCCTTATGTGCTTGATAAACTACTTTATTTAGGCTTGTCCCATGTTCAAATTACTCTAGATGGTCCCAAGGAAGTTCATGATAAAAGGAGATATTTCGTTGATGGTAGAGGGTCTTTTGATATTATAGTAGAAAACTTAAAATACGCACAAGATAGAACCAATGTAGTTTTGAGAATAAACATAGATGTAAATAACTTAGATGAGATAGGAAAACTTTTGAAAATATTAAAGGAAGAAGGAATTACAAAGGTAAGATTAGATCCTCATTTAGTGCATGAAAATACGTTTAGGCATGAATATTGGCATAACACATTATCGAAAGAAAATGAAGGAAAAGTGTTAGTAAAATTCTGGGAAACTGCAAGAGAATTGGGCTTTGAAATTCCGCAAGAAGTATTTAGGCTAGGTATTTGTGTTGCACATATTGATGAGGATATAGTCGTTGATCCTTTAGGGAATATTTATCCTTGTTGGGCATTTACTGGAAATCCTCTATATATTAAGGGTAAATTAAAAGAAGATGGAAGCATAGAATGGATAAACAATAAATTACTTGGGATAAAAGCGAGATATATTTGGAAGGGAAGATGTGATAATTGTCCTTACTTACCTATGTGTATAGGAGGATGTAGATTTTTTGCAGTTCTCGATGAGAATAACTTCAATAATATTAACTGTAAGAAAAGTAATTATGAGGAGATTGTAAAATTAATAAAATATTTCATATAA
- a CDS encoding class I SAM-dependent methyltransferase: MASLFDSINAYDIKPFKRMGVTIDEEIYYAKLLMNFLSRFELDKVLEIGCGNCLISMFARKITKQIYAIDDWKGEDINKWTKSVKDNVTIIQNLFPLPFRSSFFDGIYSFLYFYNVPKKDRKDKIEEMYRVLKSDGILILADIDIMRSIRKDFLIYFDEIELYMDQGIFISTMKKKSP; the protein is encoded by the coding sequence ATGGCATCCCTTTTTGATAGTATAAACGCTTATGATATAAAACCTTTCAAAAGAATGGGCGTTACAATAGATGAGGAAATTTATTATGCTAAGTTGCTTATGAACTTTTTATCGCGTTTTGAACTTGATAAGGTTTTAGAAATAGGTTGCGGTAACTGTTTAATTTCTATGTTTGCTAGAAAAATTACGAAACAAATATATGCCATAGATGATTGGAAGGGAGAAGATATTAATAAATGGACTAAAAGCGTAAAAGATAATGTAACTATTATACAGAATTTATTTCCATTACCATTTAGGTCTTCTTTCTTTGACGGTATTTATTCTTTTCTTTACTTCTATAATGTTCCTAAGAAAGATAGGAAAGATAAAATAGAAGAAATGTATAGAGTGTTAAAGAGTGATGGGATATTAATCCTAGCTGATATTGATATAATGAGAAGTATTAGAAAGGATTTTTTAATTTATTTTGATGAGATCGAGTTATATATGGATCAAGGTATTTTCATTTCTACTATGAAGAAAAAATCCCCTTAA
- the wrbA gene encoding NAD(P)H:quinone oxidoreductase — translation MSCKPNILVLFYGYGSIVELAKEIGKGAEEAGAEIKIRRVKETLPAEFQSRLPFDKVKDIPEVTLDDMRWADGFAIGSPTRYGNMAGGLKTFLDTTAILWRDNVLYGKPVTFFTEASTVHGGHETTILTMSTYAYHFGMIIVPIGYGIPELFQTTTGGGPYGATHLGSKEELDEMEKKIARFQGKRIAEITKLIKCCNK, via the coding sequence ATGTCCTGTAAACCAAATATTTTAGTCCTCTTTTATGGATATGGTTCAATAGTTGAATTGGCTAAGGAAATAGGAAAAGGTGCAGAAGAAGCTGGTGCTGAAATAAAAATTAGAAGAGTCAAAGAGACCTTACCAGCAGAATTCCAATCTAGGCTACCGTTTGATAAGGTAAAAGATATACCAGAAGTTACTTTAGATGATATGAGATGGGCAGATGGGTTTGCAATTGGTTCTCCAACTAGATACGGTAATATGGCTGGAGGTCTAAAGACGTTTCTAGATACTACGGCAATACTCTGGAGAGATAATGTTCTTTATGGTAAACCAGTAACATTTTTCACGGAGGCTTCAACAGTTCACGGAGGTCATGAGACTACAATATTAACGATGAGTACATACGCATATCATTTTGGAATGATAATAGTTCCTATAGGCTATGGCATACCTGAATTATTCCAAACTACTACTGGTGGGGGTCCTTACGGTGCTACACATCTAGGTTCGAAGGAAGAGTTAGATGAGATGGAAAAGAAAATTGCTAGGTTCCAAGGAAAAAGAATTGCTGAAATTACTAAACTCATAAAGTGTTGTAACAAATAA
- a CDS encoding MBL fold metallo-hydrolase — protein MQIKEIQLRFVKAFLIENDKGNILIDTGTPGSGKILKNYLKDVKYVIFTHSHIDHIGGASEIRGSTNAEFCIHDKGKEYLEKGLIRKPVVHSLGLKIVFPLFSLFSRGLKPTKVDCTLKDEEEIVNGVRILYTPGHTDDSISIYLEPINSVIVGDMLQGRGNYLTYPQIYENMEEMIKSVQKVLDLKPSFIYVSHGKSMSTNYVKI, from the coding sequence ATGCAAATAAAAGAAATACAATTACGATTTGTGAAAGCGTTTTTGATAGAGAATGATAAAGGAAATATTTTAATTGATACTGGCACGCCAGGTAGTGGGAAAATCTTGAAAAATTACTTAAAAGATGTTAAGTACGTTATATTTACACATTCTCATATAGATCATATTGGTGGAGCTAGTGAGATTAGAGGATCGACTAACGCAGAATTTTGTATTCATGATAAGGGGAAGGAATATTTGGAGAAAGGGTTAATAAGAAAGCCCGTTGTACACTCTCTCGGTCTAAAAATTGTTTTCCCTCTTTTCTCACTCTTCTCTAGAGGATTAAAACCAACTAAAGTTGATTGTACTCTTAAAGATGAGGAGGAAATTGTAAATGGAGTAAGAATACTTTACACCCCTGGACATACTGATGATTCTATTTCAATTTATTTGGAACCAATAAATTCAGTTATTGTAGGTGATATGTTACAAGGAAGAGGTAATTATTTAACTTATCCTCAAATTTATGAAAATATGGAAGAAATGATAAAAAGTGTACAAAAAGTATTAGATCTAAAGCCAAGTTTTATTTATGTTAGCCATGGCAAAAGTATGAGCACTAATTACGTGAAAATTTAG
- a CDS encoding DoxD domain-containing protein, with the protein MSQLKIEFWPNFMRLALATIWIYAGVFEKLLNPGYLNPSSTSYVGITIEVLMQGPIMKPFLEYVVLPHVLLVGELVMIGEISFGILNLLGLMTRFTNTVAFYTNLIYFLSAYWVDTEEYGINLLMMIIELYLIYKGSQDFGLDALIRRKFRQVENAKILFIAGSILYACVIFYLLFV; encoded by the coding sequence ATGAGCCAATTAAAGATTGAATTTTGGCCAAATTTTATGAGATTAGCTTTAGCAACTATCTGGATTTATGCTGGTGTATTTGAAAAACTTCTTAATCCTGGTTATCTAAATCCTAGCTCTACTAGTTATGTGGGAATAACTATAGAAGTTTTGATGCAAGGCCCTATTATGAAACCATTTTTAGAATATGTAGTGTTGCCCCATGTGTTATTAGTTGGAGAACTAGTAATGATTGGGGAAATATCGTTTGGAATATTAAATCTTCTGGGTCTAATGACTAGATTTACCAACACAGTGGCATTTTATACCAACTTAATCTATTTCCTCTCAGCATATTGGGTAGATACGGAAGAATACGGGATTAACTTACTTATGATGATTATAGAACTTTATCTTATCTACAAAGGTTCACAAGACTTTGGATTAGATGCTCTAATCAGGAGAAAGTTTAGGCAAGTAGAAAATGCGAAAATATTGTTCATTGCGGGTAGTATCTTATATGCATGTGTAATATTTTACCTTTTGTTTGTCTAA